In Eulemur rufifrons isolate Redbay chromosome 2, OSU_ERuf_1, whole genome shotgun sequence, the sequence TTGGCAATGGCCTCATTACCACTCTGTTCCTGTTGGCTGGcccagtgactcacgcctgtaatcctaacactctgggaggccaaggcagaaggcttgcttaaggccaagagttcgagaccagcctgaacaagagcagtagcacatgtctgtaatcctaactatttgggaggctgaggcaggaggatcgcttgagcccaggagtttgaggtttcagtgagctgtgatgacaccattgcactctagccccgacaatagagcaagactccatctcaaaaaaaaaaaaaaaatgggcttcCAGAGTAAAGTGTTCCCAGCAGAAGGGACATGAGTCGTGACTCCAGCAAGCCCACAAGGTTGACAATTGTCACTTGTTTTCTGaccacccccctgccccctgaCCCCTGACAGGGGTTGATCTGAGGAACATTGTAAAGATGGCACCTAAAGTCTCCGCTGACGGACTCCAGCAGCCCACGCACGACATCCTGCAGGTAGGAGCGGGTAGCCCGTGCAGCAAGTCCTGTGTCACCACTTAACAGTCTGTGTGGGGGCACCTCTTCCCTGTTTCCCAGATGACAGAACCCAGGCTCCGAAGGTCAGAGGACAGCCCGGCATGCACAGGCAAGCTTAAGTTTGCAGCCAGGTCTTCCTGAGTCCATGCGTGAGGGCAGCACACCTTGCGGGGCGTGGTTGGGGGGAGCGCCGAGCTCCATGTGCCGCATACATTCTGAGATGGGAGTGGGCGGCATGCTCTTGGTTGTCCCCGGCACTGGGAGTCTGGGGTCAAGGGCACCATAGAGAAGCCTCTCGGGCCTCCCAGAGAGAGAGGAATCCCAGGAAGAGAGAGTGGATTGCAGTAAAGCGTCACGTATTGAGGGCTAGCTGTTCACTGGCACTTGGTAGCGGGTTAGTTAACATTAAACTCACCTGACTTAGTGGTGCAGAAATGGAGGCCGGGAGCTGGTCACCTCTCCAGTGACCCAAACAAGGGAGGTACAGCTCGCAGAAGTTCAGTGCTTTCCTTACGGTCATCCACCAAACTTGGTCATGTGGTGGGAGGCTCTAGCACTTGTTGAGAACTGACTGTGGGCCCAGTTCTGCGTAGGCACTTTGTTCCCGCCATCTCAGTCATTCTCCAAACATCGCCTACAAGGTTGGGATtatgattctcattttacatatggggaaaTTGAGatcctaagagaaaaaaatgactccCCTGGGAACTAGGGAGTATAGCATAGAAGAGGAAGTTGGAGGAGGCAGCCCTGAGCATGAACCCAACTCTGCCTATGGTGAGGAGCTTACTACTCCCTGCCTTGAAGAGGTCTTAGGAAAAttgccaggccgggcgcggtggctcacgcctgtaatcctagcactctgggaggccgaggtgggcggatcgtttgagctcaggagttcgagaccagcctgagcaagagcgagaccccacctctactaaaaatagaaagaaattatatggacagctaaaaatatatatatagaaaaaattagccgggcatggtggcgcatgcctgtagtcccagctactcgggaggctgagacaggaggatcgcttgagctcaggagtttgaggttgctgtgagctaggctgacgccacggcactcactctagcctgggcaacagagtgagattctgtctcaaaaaaaaaaaaaaaaggaaaattgcctccttagggttagggttttttgagggtttttttgttgctgttgttgtttttgcttttctttgcgTGTAAggatgaatgtattttaaaatgaatttgtctTCTCGTCCTTTTGTATTGGGTTATTCATCTTTTCCCTATTGATTTGTAGATGAACTTTATATGTGAAGGATCTCAATAACATAGTCTCTCATGCTCATCGCATAAGTACTTAAGTGCTCAGCATTGTGCTAAATTCTTAAAATGTGTTCTGTCAATCTGTGATTAACTCGTTTTGCTGATGAGGAATCTGAGACTTCCCAAGGATCAGTGACTCACCAAAGGTCACAGTCAGAGATCTAGGTCCCAAGGAAGCCACGTGTTGAAGGACTATGCCATATTCTACCAGTAGTACAAGAAAGTCCTTGTTTGTTTACAacctttgctcttttttcttactaattctactttttatttattttttattttttgagatagagcctcactctgttgcccaggctagagtgccgtggcgtcagcctagctcacagcaacctcaaactcctgggctaatttctttctatttttagtagagacgcggtctcgctcttgctcaggctggtcttgaactcctgagctcaaacgatcttcccacctcggcctcccagagtgctaggattacaggtgtgagcccagcctgcatttttaaatgtggACTTTAGTGGCATTAAGAGCATTCACACTGTTgcgcagccatcaccaccatccgtctccagaactcttttcatcttgcagaactgaatCTAACTTACAATTCttcttcccctcagcccctggcacccaccattctattttctgtctccataaatttgactactccagGGTGGAATcttacagtatttgtccttttctgactggtttatttcacttagtataatgtcctcgaggttcatccgtgttgtaccATATGTCtgaatttacttcctttttaaggccgaataatattccattgtgtggatggaccacattttgtttatccattcattttgttgatggatacttgggttacttctaccttttggctattatgaataatgctgctatgaatgtgggtgcacaaatatctctttgagactctgctttcaattcttttgggtatatacccagaagtggaactgctgaatcacatggtaattctacgtttaatgttttttagagatgggggtctcactgtattacccaggctggtctcaaactcctagactcaggctatcctcccgccttagcctcccaagtagctagaacgaCAGGCACACACTACTGCACCCAGCAATTCGATATTTAATTGAGGAACCTCCAAACTATTTTCGACAGCAGCTCcagcattttacattcctaccaatagtgcacaagggttccaatttttctgtATCCTTTGCCAACAGACTtgttatttcctgattttttgaCAGTGGCCACCTTAATGGTTGTGAGATAGTATCTTGCTAtagttttgatatgcattttcctaatgactaatgaccttgaacattttttgtttagtggccatttgtatgtcttctttggagaaatgtttattcaagtcacCGTGCTCTGGtgttaacttgttttttttttgttttttttttttgagacagagtctcactttgttgcccaggctagagtgagtgccgtggcattaacTTGTTTTTTGATATTCTGTTGCATCATAACATATGCTTGGTTAAGTCCACAAATCTGAGCTCAGCGAGGGTTGGCCAACAGGCACCTTTGTTTTTCATGGCAGTCTAGGCCAAATCAAAGCTCTTTGGGCTGATGGTTTGTGCGGAACCACCCTTACGGGAGCTGGGTGCAAGTGATTTCATAAGCTCCGGGCATGCGGATTCATCTTTGGCTCACGCCAAGGCACATCCTAAGGTCATGTAGGTGAATGGCAGCTAAACTGGTCTGCCCTGTTCAAAttgttttctctcattattttttcctctagaGCTTAGAGTTGAATTTAGGTAAATCAGCTGTGTGTATAGTATAGTTTTATTTGGAGgatgctcagaaaatatttgtggaatgaattagGGAGACAAAAAGGAGACATCCAGGATGAGCAGGTCTGGTGAAGGTGGCTTTTCTTTCCCTGGTTTTGCCTGTTAGTTTCGGCTGCATAACAAACCGCTTAAAACAATGGCTGTTTTGTTTCCTATGATTCTGCCTagttgactgggctcagctgaATGGTTCTTCTGTTGGTTTCACTTGGGGCCTCTTGATAGCAGATAGGGCTGGAATGTTTCATATGTCTGCACTTGTGTATGCAGCTCCTTGGCAAGGACACTGAGACggctgggtctctctctctctctctctctgtggcctCTAAAGTTCAAGGCTTCTAGAAGCACAGCTGTGGAAGCTGCCAGGGATGGAACGGGCCCCACATCACTTCCACCACAGGCCTAGGTCCCAGGGGAGGGAAGCCCAAAGGGGTGCAGATGCTGTCATCAAAGCCCTGGGCTGAGCTGACACTGAGGTTTCTCTTGTGTCTCCCAGGCCTTGGATGACCTTCAGGAGTCCGTGGATTGCTCTCGCCCCCAGGAGGTATTGGCACACCTCATCCGCTTCTGTGACCAATGCAAGCACGACAAGGCCTGCCGCTTCCTGGCGGCCCAGAAGGGCGCCTACCCCATCATCCTCTCCGCTTGGAAGCTTGCTGCAGCGGGTGACCAGGGCCTCCTGCTCCAGGCCCTCAATGCCCTGTCAGCACTAACCGATGGCCAGCCAGACCTCCTGGATACCCAGGGCCTACAGTTGCTGGTAGCCACACTGGCCCAGAACACCAGTGCAGCCAATCTGACCTGCTCTGGGATCCGCTGCGTGCGTCACGCCTGCCTGAAACATGAACAGAATCGGCAGGGCCTGGTGAAGGCCGGTGTGCTGCCCTTACTGACTGGCGCCATCACCCAGCACGGCCGCCACGCCGATGTGGTCAGGGAGGCTTGCTGGGCTTTGCGCATCATGACCTTTGACGATGACATCCGTGTGCCCTTTGGCCATGCCCACGACCATGCCAAGATGATTGTGCAGGAGAACAGAGGCTTGAAGGTGCTCATTGAGGCCACTAAAGGTAGGAGCTGGGGGCCAACATGAGCTCGTGAAAGTAAAGTGGGCAGACAAGCTGTGGCAAGAGTGAGAGTTGGGGCCTAGGACTGCTTCAGGTATGGCTGGCTCCAGGCTCCACTTGCAGTCCCACCTACGTAGCAGCTCTATTGGAAAAGCATCCTGATGCTCCCCACTGGCTCCAGGAGAGTTCCAGGCCAGCACTCATTGGCCAGGAACAGGTCCCATTCCTATCTCTGGAGCTGTTTGGGGAAGGTTCTCATTGTGTCCAACCACACAGAGTGAGAGTGTGGCAGGGAGAACTCCTCAAAGGGAAATAAGAGGAACGGGGGAGTTTGGCTTGTACTCACCAAAGCAATCTTCCATGGAGGTTTACACTTTTGATCACATTCAGCTACAAATGCTTGTGCATGTACATGCGCCTGGCTCCAGGGTGACCACCGTTAGCCATCCAAGGGAGATCACACCCTGACCCTTGGACCCTAAAGCCTCTGTCCCTACCCCCACCCTGTCCATTGCACCCACCAGAAAAGGTCTGCCTGAGTTTCAGCACACAAAAGGTGCTAAAAGAATGAGTTCCCCTTCCTGCCTGTAGCTCTTGCTCCATGGCCAGGCCTGTGTGTGGGATGCCAGCTCTGTCTGCCAGGGAGGTGggcctgcctcagtctcccttcCATACCTCCAGAGAAGCTGGAAGTGGGGCCCAGCTATCTTCAAAGTCAGGCTGCTTTTCTGGGAGGCAGTTTGCatctttcctatttatttataggCGCTCCAAGAGCTAGGGTTTCACTAGAGAGACAGGATATGTATATATGAAgggacttttttgttttgttttgttgttttgtttttttttttaagagacagggtctcactctgtcacccaggctggacgcAGTGGCGTGACCATAGCTCACTATGACCCCAAACTCCTGCGCttgaatgatcctcccacctcagcctccgaagtagctaggactacaggcctgtgccaccgtacccaactaatttttttatttttttgagagacggagtctcgctatgttgcccaggctggtctctaactcctggcctcaagtgatcctccctctgtgggctcccaaagtactgggattataggtgtgagccactgtacccggcctcGAAGGGATTTTTTTGTAAGGAATGGGCTCATGCGGTTGTGGGCAGGCAAGACTACAATCTACAGAGCAGGCTGGAAACTCCTGGGCAGTCCCAGGTGGAGTTTCTTTCTCAGGGAAACCTCTGTTTCCTGCTAAGCCTTGAGCTGAGTGGGTGAGTCCCCCACATTGTTCAGGGTCATCTCTTTTACTGAAGGACAGCTGGCTGTGGACACACAGACAGAACACCTCCCTGGCAGCACCCAGATGAGCACTGGGTGGAATTGCAGAAGGCCGCAGCCCAGCCAAGTGGACACATGAACTGACCATCACAGGGCTCTGTATAAATTATGGATATTTGCTTAGTTGGTTTCAGCGCAGGCATCTACTTCCTGGTGCAGTGCCTCTGAGCTCCGTCTGTTATTCCTGTATTCAGTTTTGCCCACGTCAACCCGGTCCATATGTTTCAGAGTTTCCTGTTGCCCTTAGAAAAGCCATTCCTACCCCAGATCATAAAAATAGTCTTGGATGTTTTATTTTGGTGCTATTACGGTTCTCTTTTTTTAGGTGCAACCATCAGTTGGTCTGGAATTTATTTGGGGCATgttggaggagggagggcacATTGTCCGGTCTTCCCCAGCAACCAGCAGGGGGCACCACAGGCCCAGGCAGTGCTCCCTGGTTCCTGGTGCAGGTGCAGAGGGCTGGACTCCCCCAGTGCAGCAGGATCCACATGAAACCCAAGGGTGCTGGGCTGGGTCTCTCCACTCTCCCTGCTCTCCGGGTCCCCCTCACCCTTGACTGTGCACTTCCTCCCGCCCGCAGCCTTCCCTGACAACCCCAGCGTCCTCAGCGAGCTCTGCAGCACCCTGTCCCGCCTGGCTGTCCGCAACGAGTTCTGCCAGGAGATTGTCGACCTTGGGGGCCTGAGTGTCCTGGTGACCCTGCTGGCCAACTGCAATGACCACCAGGTGGGGGTCGAGAGCCGTCTTTGGGTGCAAAGCCCCCCTGGCCCTATGTACTCTGCCCCCTGGGTCCCGGCCAGCAGGACAAGTCGCAGGCTGAACAAGCTGGCCCTGTCTGCCAAGCCCAGAACCAAAGTACAGTCTTCTCACTGACCCGTGTACAGGAACCAAAGTTGAGAGGAAAGCAAACCCACCCACCCTGCCGTAGTGTCTTTCTGTACTAGGAGTGGGAGGAACAGGGCTAGGGGTGTCGGCCAGCTCTGGGCCCTGACCCTGGCACATAATGCATGGGTGAGGCCCCACCCtaccctgcctcagtttccccatctgcagaaCAGGGTGAGGTCCTCTACTTAGCTCCTTCATTTAGCAGCCACTTATCAAACTCCTCTCCATGTACCCTGCTCAGGGCAGGCAACAAGCCAACACATACCTGTGCAGGTGTGACTGCAGGAAAGGCCCCCGGGGGCACCATGGTCTTCTGCCCCCAAGCCCAGCCATGGACACCAGCCAGGGGCCTGTGCAGGTGGCAGGGAGCTGAATTTGAACTGGCTTCAGCAAATGGGGGAATGATTTTGCTTGCAGTCCTGGACAGTTGGGggtgtgggcctcagtttccttccctccctctgctctgcccCCGACTGGGGTGGTCAGCAGTTCCAGCAGCATCTCCTTGGGTGTCCCCAGTTCAGGCCAGTCCGTGCCCACCCTGAGCCTGCAGCCATAGACAGGGGCCCCTGTGCTCTGATGCTTGCCCGAGTCACATGTCCCCTCTGTCCCTACAGCAGATGGGGGTCAGGTCGCCCAAATGGCACATCCTAGACAAAGGCGGCCTGAACTACAGGCATctacctctccttccttctctgcgCAATGGGTAGCAACTCTGCAGTCACACCTCACCTGTGGGTCAAACAgcacagcagccccaggccctTCCTCTGACCCCTACCACAGTCCAGGAGACAAGTGGCCTGTGCCCAGCACAGCACGGGAAAGAAACGCTGGCTGGGGTGACCATGCTTTGCCTTCATGCAGGACCTCGTGAAGCAAGTGCTGGGCACCTTGCGTGCCATCGCAGGCAACGATGACGTGAAGGATGCCATCGTCCGTGCTGGTGGGCCAGAGTCCATCGTGGCCACCATGACCCAGCACCTGGCCAGCCCCCAGGTAACCACCTCAGGGGCCACACAGGGTGGAGGATGGCTGGAGTCCAGGCTCAGTTTCCATCTCTGCATGAAGCTCTGTTCTCAGGGCCAGGAGGTGGGCGAGGTGCCTGCACCGGCTCCCAGATGCCGACCCTGCGTGTGCGTAACCCTGGTGTCCTGCAGTTATCGCCAACACCTAGCAAAGATCTGACCAGGACCGGTGCCTTCAGCACCCCTAAGAGTTCGGTCAATGTTTTTGTCACCCAGCTGTCATGCTGTTACTACACATGAGCTGACAGAGACCCATTGAAGGGAAGTCACAGGGCACTCACCAGGGGATGGTGGCCACAGCAGGCTGACGGGATGTGGGGGTCGTCTACTGCAACTCAGCTGTCCCGTGACTGACCCCTGCAGGTGTGTGAGCAGAGCTGTGCGGCCCTGTGTGTCCTGGCCCTGCGCAAGCCGGAGAACAGCCGGGTGATCATGGAGGCCGGCGGGGCCCTGGCAGCCCTGCGGGCCATGAAGGCGCACCCGCTGGAGGCCGGCGTGCAGGTGCGCAGGGGACGGACTGGGGGCAGGTGGGAAAAGGGTGGGGCATgcgggcagggggcagggcacaGGCTCTCCCTGTCCCTGTGCCTGCCTGAGCCTCATGgggcctccttccttcccatcttCCAAAATGTGCTGAATGCTGCCGGCACTGTCCCCTGTTCTGTTCCTCTGCTCTTTCTGTGTCTAATGTTCTCCTTAATTGTCCCTCCTCCTTGGGCTGCTAGTCTGAGTTCTGGGCATGGGACGTGCCATCCTCACCTCAATGGCTGTGTGTGCCTCCCTGAGCCCAGACTCCGCcctgcctcccccttcccagcACAGGGTCCTTAGACACACCAGGCTGGGACCCCAGAAGCCTTTGCTCTCGCTGCTCCCTACTCTGCAACACCATCCCCTTGACTGGCCTGTCGCCTTGTCTGCTCCTGAGCACCCTGGCCAGCAGCTCCTCACTGCACACCTGCTTCTCATCTGCTCTCTGCTGGTGGTGGGAGCCATGTGGGACgcccttttttttgagacagagtctcactctgttgcctgagctagggtgctgtggcatcagcctagctcacagcaacctcaaactcctgggctcaagtaatccaactgcctcagcctcccgggtagctgggactacaggcatgtgccaccatgctcggctaatttttctatatatattatttttagctgtctatataatttctttgtatttttaatagagaaggggtctcactcttgctcagtctggtctcgaactcctgagctcaaacctgatcctcccaccttggcttcccagagcattaggattacaggtgtgagccaacgcgCCCAGCCCCATGTGGGACGCTTTAAGGCAGCATCCTGCACCCACCCCCAGCAGAGGCACAGGGCACAGATGTCCACCAAACTAGTAACCTGTTGACAAATGGACCCCATGCACAACCACCCTCTTGCCACAGGCTGGCTAACCCCTCCCCTAGCTCTGTGCCAGCCTTGGGGGACCTAAGGTTGCCACTTGCCAACTTGGAGGCTGAGAGTTCCACACTCATGGGATCAGTCCCAGATGCTGCCCCCCGTGACTGTTTCTCGCCTGGGAGATGAGGGCTTTggctctgcctcccagggctgcAGAGAGGGTAAAGTAGATGGGTCTAGACTGGCACAGCATAGGCACCGCGGAATGCCAGCCACAGTCATCCTCATCTTATGATAAGGACCCCAAGGTCAGAGTGGACCCCAAGGCCCTATCTGCTAGCTCACAGCTGCTCTTTGCTCCAGAAACAGGCTTGCATGCTGATCCGCAACCTGGTGGCTCGCAGCCAGGCCTTCTCGCAGCCTATTCTGGAGCTGGGGGCCGAGGCGCTCATCACACAGGCCCGAGCAGCCCACCGCGACTGTGAGGACGTGGCCAAGGCTGCCCTGCGAGACCTGGGCTGCCGCGTCGAGCTACAAGAGCTGTGGACAGGCCAGAAGGGTGACCTGGCACCATGACCCCAGGCCCAGTCTGGGCCGTGACTCTGGGTGAGTCGTGTGACTCAGCAATTGGGGGACAGATCCATATTCTGCTACTCTCCCCCGCCAGGTCTGTCCCTGCCACAGCAAGAGATCTTTTCTGACAGGCCCTAGGTAaatgctggggggaggggagctgagGGAGGGGGTATCTGTAAGGCAGAAAGCAACCCCTGGGCCCTGGCCTCCCCTGGGTGCAGGCCTTCCCTTGCCAGCCGGCAGCATTGACATCATtgtcctgcccttcctccctgaCCTGAGTCCCTTTCCTGCCACAAGGGGTGAAGGGCAcaccccactgcccactgccctaTCTGAAATTTGGGAGCTACTGTGGGCCAGTCTTGGAGCAGGGCAGGACATCCTGGCAGAGTTGGGATCCCTGGTGCCTGCTCCTACAAGTTCAGGcctct encodes:
- the ARMC6 gene encoding armadillo repeat-containing protein 6, coding for MASRCITQETFDTAVLENIEEFAMGPDEAVKEAVEQFESQGVDLRNIVKMAPKVSADGLQQPTHDILQALDDLQESVDCSRPQEVLAHLIRFCDQCKHDKACRFLAAQKGAYPIILSAWKLAAAGDQGLLLQALNALSALTDGQPDLLDTQGLQLLVATLAQNTSAANLTCSGIRCVRHACLKHEQNRQGLVKAGVLPLLTGAITQHGRHADVVREACWALRIMTFDDDIRVPFGHAHDHAKMIVQENRGLKVLIEATKAFPDNPSVLSELCSTLSRLAVRNEFCQEIVDLGGLSVLVTLLANCNDHQDLVKQVLGTLRAIAGNDDVKDAIVRAGGPESIVATMTQHLASPQVCEQSCAALCVLALRKPENSRVIMEAGGALAALRAMKAHPLEAGVQKQACMLIRNLVARSQAFSQPILELGAEALITQARAAHRDCEDVAKAALRDLGCRVELQELWTGQKGDLAP